The following coding sequences are from one Treponema parvum window:
- the pta gene encoding phosphate acetyltransferase: MNFVEEMKKKAREYKNFLVLPEGTEPRTVVAAAKIVEEKLAGKLTLLGKKEDVEKVAKDKGVSLEGITIVDPSSSEWIDDFAQEYFDLRKKKVDEKGNPLMPLEKARIEIQDPMRFGAMMVRKGFADTMVSGALSSTADMLRAGLTIIKTAAGTKTASSCFVIDTHDKKWGHEGLMIFGDCAVNPDPDAEQLADIAISSAKSCKDLLGVEPAVAMLSFSTKGSAKSPSVEKVQNALKIVKEKAPSLLVDGELQADAALIPSVTAQKAPGSPIEGKVNTMIFPDLNAGNIGYKLVQRLAHADAYGPVLQGFAKPISDLSRGCSSEDIVVTCAITMVQAGKKN, encoded by the coding sequence ATGAATTTTGTTGAAGAGATGAAAAAAAAGGCGCGCGAATACAAGAATTTTTTGGTATTGCCGGAAGGAACGGAACCCCGCACCGTTGTTGCCGCTGCAAAAATCGTTGAAGAAAAACTTGCGGGAAAACTCACCCTGCTCGGTAAAAAAGAAGACGTTGAAAAAGTTGCAAAAGATAAGGGCGTTTCTTTGGAAGGAATTACGATTGTGGATCCTTCGTCTTCCGAATGGATAGACGACTTTGCTCAAGAGTATTTTGATCTCAGAAAGAAAAAAGTCGACGAAAAAGGCAATCCTCTTATGCCGCTTGAAAAGGCGCGCATTGAAATTCAGGATCCTATGCGTTTCGGCGCGATGATGGTCAGAAAAGGATTTGCGGACACTATGGTTTCGGGAGCGCTTTCTTCCACCGCAGACATGCTCCGCGCAGGGCTTACGATCATTAAAACCGCCGCAGGAACAAAGACGGCGTCTTCCTGTTTTGTGATAGACACACACGACAAAAAATGGGGGCATGAAGGCCTTATGATCTTCGGCGACTGCGCCGTAAATCCCGATCCCGATGCGGAACAGCTTGCCGACATTGCAATTTCTTCGGCAAAGTCCTGCAAGGATCTGCTCGGCGTCGAGCCGGCAGTCGCAATGCTCTCTTTTTCAACAAAGGGCTCGGCAAAAAGTCCTTCCGTAGAAAAAGTCCAGAACGCTTTGAAGATCGTAAAAGAAAAGGCTCCTTCGCTTTTGGTTGACGGGGAATTGCAGGCGGACGCGGCTCTTATCCCTTCGGTTACGGCACAAAAGGCTCCCGGATCTCCTATAGAGGGAAAGGTAAACACTATGATCTTTCCCGACTTAAACGCAGGAAACATAGGCTATAAACTTGTGCAGCGCTTGGCGCATGCCGATGCTTACGGCCCCGTTCTTCAGGGCTTTGCAAAACCTATTTCCGATCTTTCACGCGGATGTTCTTCCGAAGATATCGTAGTCACCTGTGCAATTACGATGGTACAGGCGGGTAAAAAGAATTAA
- the nadS gene encoding NadS family protein, whose amino-acid sequence MKTLDKCTPMTHIGYIMLKRRMPNEMFDELKQSVKEAVSIEEGKMKPSRVFHIEPLDISEIRNKTNKTQEEFAAMLNVSVGTLRNWEQGRRKPAGAALSLLKIVSADPQYVKNVLVT is encoded by the coding sequence ATGAAAACACTTGACAAATGTACGCCAATGACGCACATAGGGTATATTATGTTAAAGAGAAGAATGCCTAATGAAATGTTTGATGAACTCAAACAAAGTGTAAAAGAGGCGGTTTCGATTGAAGAAGGAAAAATGAAGCCTTCACGGGTTTTTCACATTGAGCCTTTAGACATCAGTGAAATACGTAATAAAACAAACAAAACACAAGAAGAATTTGCGGCAATGCTTAATGTCAGCGTCGGAACGCTGCGTAATTGGGAACAAGGAAGAAGAAAACCTGCGGGAGCGGCTTTATCGCTTTTGAAAATCGTTTCAGCTGATCCGCAATATGTAAAGAATGTGCTTGTTACATAA
- a CDS encoding DUF3943 domain-containing protein yields MNKSNIYKKAVSAAAFVFALSFISAKQSAQIDADSQRSFEQRQDTVYSAEGIEPSAEIRFSPLEIGFAAGSASGSSADFTADSLESGGETAPKKHYLTALSVMMFDNLVISGWNRFVGNRSWAKVNWEDTRYFYEHEISWDTDWYWTNFVLHPYQGGLYYMASRASNLNQLESFGVTVLGSTIWEWFFERNSPSINDMVYTTVGAFAVGEMLYRLSVEADEISRLLSAALNPNRLLTDMMNGEKQRGSTGNIRELSFKLGAGTTRAYTNFSSDFGDDIEIFPAFFSPEIHVVYNDPYGWDSNVPFSQFELDIGGAVGVGSGKGANSVEEKLMYDIHITSSGMMFSRFIDLGENKDTSVGMIFDYDFIWHSFMELSSLALGAAFKQRIRNPGGSKTEWQLHVDALILGTTDYYYYRREKVPSPDETFRDYNYTVGNETVLKFKYTSKNGFILDTDFHGYAMYVFNHQLQDNMFTGWEMIGIGTVNYEIPVSPKLNIGIGNQIYAKKSFYKDIPEIFQAVYTGSLFARLKLK; encoded by the coding sequence ATGAATAAGAGTAATATCTATAAAAAAGCCGTCTCTGCGGCCGCCTTTGTCTTTGCCCTGTCCTTTATCTCTGCAAAACAAAGCGCGCAAATCGATGCAGATTCGCAGAGGAGTTTCGAGCAGCGACAGGATACCGTTTACAGCGCCGAAGGTATTGAACCCTCCGCAGAAATACGATTTTCACCTTTGGAGATAGGTTTTGCAGCAGGTTCCGCTTCGGGTTCCTCTGCGGACTTTACCGCGGACAGTCTCGAGAGCGGCGGCGAAACTGCGCCTAAAAAGCATTATCTTACGGCTCTGTCAGTCATGATGTTTGACAATCTTGTAATAAGCGGATGGAACCGTTTTGTCGGCAACAGGTCGTGGGCGAAAGTAAACTGGGAAGACACAAGATATTTTTACGAACATGAAATTTCTTGGGACACCGACTGGTATTGGACAAATTTCGTGCTTCACCCTTATCAGGGCGGACTTTACTACATGGCTTCGCGCGCTTCAAACTTAAATCAACTTGAATCGTTCGGCGTTACCGTATTGGGCTCTACGATATGGGAGTGGTTTTTCGAGCGCAATTCGCCTTCGATCAACGACATGGTCTACACTACCGTAGGCGCCTTCGCCGTCGGAGAAATGCTTTACAGACTTTCCGTAGAAGCGGATGAAATATCGCGGCTCTTGTCCGCGGCTTTAAACCCGAACAGGCTTTTGACCGACATGATGAACGGCGAAAAGCAGAGAGGATCGACAGGAAACATACGTGAACTTTCATTTAAATTAGGCGCCGGCACTACTCGCGCATATACGAATTTTTCTTCTGATTTCGGAGACGACATAGAAATCTTTCCCGCGTTTTTTTCACCTGAAATTCACGTAGTCTACAACGATCCTTACGGCTGGGATTCCAACGTGCCGTTCAGCCAATTCGAATTGGACATAGGCGGAGCCGTAGGCGTCGGGAGCGGGAAAGGGGCGAACAGCGTTGAAGAAAAACTCATGTACGATATTCACATTACAAGCAGCGGAATGATGTTTTCACGTTTTATCGATCTGGGCGAAAATAAAGATACTTCCGTCGGAATGATATTCGACTATGATTTTATATGGCATTCGTTTATGGAGCTTTCATCTTTAGCTTTGGGAGCCGCATTCAAACAAAGAATAAGAAATCCCGGCGGGAGCAAAACAGAGTGGCAGCTGCATGTGGACGCGCTTATTCTTGGAACGACCGACTATTATTATTACAGGCGCGAAAAAGTGCCGTCTCCAGACGAAACATTTAGGGATTATAACTACACCGTAGGGAACGAAACCGTACTGAAATTCAAATATACAAGCAAAAACGGATTTATTTTGGATACCGACTTTCACGGCTATGCGATGTATGTGTTTAACCACCAGCTTCAGGATAACATGTTTACAGGATGGGAGATGATCGGTATAGGAACCGTAAACTATGAAATTCCCGTGTCGCCCAAACTCAATATAGGAATCGGCAATCAAATTTATGCAAAAAAATCTTTTTATAAAGACATTCCGGAGATTTTTCAGGCGGTCTATACCGGAAGCCTTTTTGCACGCCTGAAATTGAAATAA
- the eda gene encoding bifunctional 4-hydroxy-2-oxoglutarate aldolase/2-dehydro-3-deoxy-phosphogluconate aldolase: MKKDVFETMAKVKVVPVIKIDDLKNTLPLIDALVAGGLPIAEITFRSPVAAEAIKIVAKERPDVLTLAGTVLTLEQAEKAVNSGASAIVAPGYYPELGEWCAKKGVPYCPGVNSPSQMELALRNGLEVVKFFPAEQSGGVGFIKAVGAVYPLKFMPTGGVTQKNIKDYLALKNVLCCGGSWMVKADLINEGKFDEITRLTKEAMSLVK, encoded by the coding sequence ATGAAAAAAGATGTTTTTGAAACAATGGCTAAGGTAAAGGTTGTTCCCGTAATAAAGATCGACGATCTGAAAAACACCTTGCCTCTTATCGATGCCCTCGTCGCAGGCGGTCTTCCGATCGCTGAAATAACGTTTCGCTCGCCCGTAGCCGCCGAGGCTATCAAGATAGTTGCAAAAGAAAGACCGGACGTCCTAACCCTTGCGGGCACCGTCCTTACTTTGGAACAGGCCGAAAAGGCCGTAAATTCCGGTGCAAGCGCGATAGTCGCTCCAGGATACTATCCCGAACTCGGAGAATGGTGTGCCAAAAAGGGCGTTCCGTACTGCCCCGGAGTGAACAGCCCGTCACAGATGGAACTTGCGCTGCGAAACGGCTTGGAAGTTGTAAAATTCTTTCCGGCGGAACAGTCCGGCGGCGTGGGTTTTATAAAGGCCGTGGGAGCCGTCTATCCTCTTAAATTTATGCCTACCGGCGGCGTCACTCAAAAAAACATTAAGGATTACCTTGCTCTCAAAAATGTGCTTTGCTGCGGAGGTTCGTGGATGGTAAAGGCGGATCTTATAAATGAAGGCAAATTCGACGAGATCACGCGCCTTACAAAAGAAGCCATGTCGCTTGTAAAATAA
- a CDS encoding bactofilin family protein, with product MVDSSNNDLFDREDDDYDTYIAPDLKFSGNIRFERPFIVKGQISGNIEASSDLVVDSGAVINADISADRILVRGKITGNVKGKRVVFVTSTGSVSGDITSAQVVLEAGSDFTGRCTMIK from the coding sequence ATGGTTGATTCTAGCAATAATGACCTGTTCGACAGGGAAGACGACGATTATGACACATATATCGCTCCGGACTTGAAATTTTCGGGTAATATACGCTTTGAAAGGCCGTTTATAGTAAAAGGGCAAATTTCAGGGAATATTGAAGCTTCAAGCGATTTGGTCGTAGATTCGGGGGCGGTAATAAATGCGGATATTTCGGCGGACAGAATTTTAGTCCGTGGAAAAATTACCGGAAACGTGAAAGGCAAAAGGGTTGTGTTTGTTACCTCCACAGGTTCGGTAAGCGGCGATATAACTTCCGCACAGGTAGTTCTTGAAGCCGGCAGCGATTTTACCGGACGCTGCACAATGATAAAATAA
- a CDS encoding alpha/beta hydrolase: MNGIIILVFIYIALGIVITAVLINRYFKRPQKGWDDPSLDTEGSRSPFMDEIKKSQQWLSRQDSEQVRIKSFDNLILAATLLTTPQQNKKGTVILMHGYKSLASFDFAGLYEYFYGEGCNVLLCDQRTHGNSEGKYITLGIKERYDCLSWIDYVNTRFGKNDPIWLFGISMGAATVLMAKGHKLSPNVKGIIADCGFTSPGKILELGLKNEYHLPAALFMPFINLGIRIFCGYNPYSYSTLAALSPHKEKSQNPLAGGLNKNTDTNSVKILFIHGTKDNFVPLKMSEENFAAYTGAKVFLKTGAEHATSFFCDRELYVKALKDFMQ; this comes from the coding sequence ATGAATGGAATAATCATACTCGTCTTTATTTACATCGCCTTGGGCATCGTCATAACGGCGGTTCTGATTAATCGTTATTTCAAACGGCCTCAAAAAGGCTGGGACGATCCTTCCCTTGATACGGAGGGAAGCAGAAGCCCCTTCATGGATGAAATAAAAAAATCGCAGCAATGGCTTTCCCGGCAAGACAGCGAGCAAGTGCGCATAAAATCCTTCGACAATCTTATCCTTGCGGCAACGCTGCTTACTACGCCTCAACAAAATAAAAAAGGAACGGTGATCCTCATGCACGGGTACAAGAGCCTCGCCTCGTTTGACTTTGCAGGTCTTTACGAATATTTTTACGGCGAAGGCTGCAACGTGCTTTTGTGCGACCAAAGAACGCACGGAAACAGCGAAGGAAAATACATAACGCTCGGCATAAAAGAGCGTTACGACTGCCTAAGCTGGATAGACTACGTCAATACGCGTTTCGGTAAAAACGATCCTATTTGGCTTTTCGGAATTTCCATGGGAGCCGCTACGGTTTTGATGGCGAAAGGTCACAAACTTTCTCCGAATGTCAAAGGAATAATTGCGGACTGCGGTTTTACAAGTCCCGGAAAGATCCTGGAACTGGGGCTTAAAAACGAATATCATTTGCCCGCCGCGCTCTTTATGCCGTTTATAAATTTGGGAATAAGAATTTTCTGCGGTTACAATCCGTATTCATATTCAACTTTGGCAGCCCTTTCGCCGCATAAAGAAAAATCGCAAAATCCCCTTGCGGGCGGCCTAAATAAAAACACCGACACGAACAGCGTCAAGATTTTGTTTATTCACGGAACAAAAGACAATTTTGTCCCCTTAAAGATGAGCGAAGAGAACTTTGCAGCATATACCGGAGCGAAAGTATTTTTAAAAACAGGGGCGGAACACGCAACAAGCTTTTTTTGCGACAGGGAACTTTACGTTAAGGCTTTAAAAGATTTTATGCAGTGA
- a CDS encoding DUF4469 domain-containing protein, which yields MAKKKFVWEVYLRPNTLTKDNDRDCIADVHAHTGTQRNEDIADIITKERSEFRKETILSILSLRDKAVKDLIQAGNSFMDGLVQISPRVSGVWQTENAAYDEKIHKRTVDLIPTADLRTVLDAIGVKVLGAKEASARITAITDTATGLHDGTLTIGDDIIIEGDKLKVNEKDALQGVFFKTADGTEHKTTRRLSVNKPGQIIARVPKEVPAGKVTVIVRTKYTSGGKPLADMREIVFKLACTAKN from the coding sequence ATGGCTAAAAAGAAATTCGTATGGGAAGTCTATTTACGGCCGAACACGCTCACAAAGGACAATGACCGCGATTGTATCGCCGACGTTCATGCGCACACGGGAACACAGCGCAATGAAGACATTGCGGACATTATCACGAAAGAACGAAGCGAGTTCCGAAAAGAAACCATCTTGAGCATCCTCAGTTTGCGCGACAAAGCGGTTAAAGACCTGATTCAGGCAGGCAACAGTTTTATGGACGGCCTTGTGCAGATAAGCCCGCGCGTATCGGGCGTCTGGCAAACGGAAAATGCCGCCTACGACGAGAAAATCCACAAACGCACGGTCGACCTTATCCCGACGGCCGACTTACGCACCGTGCTCGACGCTATCGGCGTTAAGGTACTCGGCGCAAAAGAAGCGAGCGCGCGCATTACGGCAATCACCGACACGGCCACCGGCTTACACGACGGTACGCTCACCATAGGAGATGACATCATCATCGAAGGCGACAAACTCAAGGTGAACGAAAAAGACGCTCTACAGGGCGTGTTCTTTAAAACCGCCGACGGCACGGAGCACAAAACCACTCGCCGTCTTTCGGTGAACAAGCCCGGCCAAATCATCGCGCGCGTGCCCAAAGAAGTGCCGGCAGGAAAAGTAACGGTGATTGTGCGGACGAAGTACACAAGCGGGGGCAAGCCGCTCGCCGATATGCGTGAAATCGTCTTTAAACTTGCCTGTACTGCAAAAAACTAA
- a CDS encoding Rpn family recombination-promoting nuclease/putative transposase — protein MSTANRKYKDSVFVDLFSEDEKAKENFLSLYNALHGTNLPLSSPVENIRLENVMYMNIINDVSCLVDGKIIVLAEHQSTINENMPLRFLEYIARLYEKLQAPTDRYLRKLSKIPTPEFYVFYNGMEDYPETTVLKLSDAFMTKPEHAPLELTVQVLNINTDKVNKVLAACKPLEEYSLFVEEVRRQTQLDSENGFTNAVKICIEKGILREYLQRKSREVINMLVAEYDYDTDIAVQREESLRIGIQQGIEQGIEQGIEQGFSDGSRQKALETAKLMKGMNYPINDICTISGLPKKEIEAL, from the coding sequence ATGAGTACAGCAAACAGAAAATATAAGGATTCGGTTTTTGTTGACCTTTTCAGTGAAGACGAAAAAGCAAAAGAAAACTTTTTATCGCTGTATAATGCTCTGCACGGTACAAACCTTCCGCTTTCGTCTCCTGTTGAAAATATACGGCTTGAAAACGTTATGTACATGAACATAATAAACGATGTTTCCTGCCTTGTAGACGGTAAAATCATCGTGCTAGCCGAACATCAATCGACAATAAACGAAAACATGCCGTTACGTTTTTTGGAATACATCGCAAGGCTCTATGAAAAGCTGCAAGCGCCGACAGACCGGTATTTAAGAAAGCTGTCAAAAATACCTACACCTGAGTTTTACGTCTTTTACAATGGAATGGAAGATTACCCTGAAACTACAGTCCTAAAACTGTCCGATGCATTTATGACAAAACCGGAACACGCTCCGCTGGAACTGACGGTGCAAGTGCTCAATATAAATACGGACAAAGTAAACAAAGTTTTAGCAGCGTGTAAACCGCTTGAAGAATACAGTCTCTTTGTAGAAGAGGTGAGAAGGCAAACTCAGCTCGACAGTGAAAACGGCTTTACCAATGCGGTAAAGATATGCATAGAAAAAGGAATATTAAGAGAATACTTACAGAGAAAATCACGGGAGGTAATCAATATGTTAGTGGCAGAATATGACTACGATACGGACATTGCGGTACAGAGAGAAGAAAGTCTACGGATTGGCATACAACAAGGAATTGAGCAGGGAATTGAACAAGGAATTGAACAGGGTTTCTCCGACGGCTCGCGCCAAAAAGCTCTTGAAACGGCAAAATTGATGAAAGGTATGAATTATCCGATTAATGACATTTGCACAATATCGGGGCTTCCCAAAAAAGAAATAGAGGCTTTATAA
- the mtaB gene encoding tRNA (N(6)-L-threonylcarbamoyladenosine(37)-C(2))-methylthiotransferase MtaB: MRYHVHFETLGCRLNQIESESAARFFSDSGFSVDLENISASAVPAERTVLCVVNTCTVTTKAEQKARRVIRLLLKKYPAAAVVVTGCYAQVEPDEISAMDERIAVLPGMKKNRLADIPLILNSFIHERPKSNCAKYDAEYDFDACGFVHHLSEKLFSVSGGGGVLSPPQKSPLKSALFKAIPVAQNPPSVKNSSFVGFSEDPFRLSTDTFLAHSRSSIKIQDGCNCSCTYCRIRIARGNSVSLDAESVLSRVLALQRAGQSEVVITSVNIAQYASEYGGRKIGFTDLLKILLDKTDGIAFRLSSLYPEIVDEKFCALASDDRIRPHFHLSVQSGSDKILKAMNRPYGIEQVYKAVELLKAAKKDPFLACDIIAGFPGETDEDFWETLELCRKANFTWIHVFPFSPRPGTKAYSMKPKVAESVTGKRVSEIFSLACKNKIDYILAMKGKALTAVAEKAFKAGCGTIKNADETERQFGRRENTTCFSALTENFLHCIVDCGGCGEKTVPRPGTPVKIKIVSPLEDEIRAGKEEEARAKLVRFF; this comes from the coding sequence ATGCGATATCACGTTCATTTTGAAACGCTCGGCTGCCGCCTTAATCAAATAGAAAGCGAAAGCGCCGCGCGTTTTTTTTCGGATTCGGGATTTTCAGTCGATCTTGAAAACATCAGCGCTTCAGCCGTCCCCGCCGAGCGCACCGTGCTGTGCGTTGTAAACACATGTACGGTAACTACTAAGGCCGAACAAAAAGCCCGCAGAGTTATAAGACTTTTGCTTAAAAAATATCCGGCTGCGGCCGTAGTCGTTACGGGCTGCTATGCACAGGTGGAACCTGACGAAATTTCGGCGATGGACGAGCGCATAGCGGTTTTGCCCGGCATGAAAAAAAACCGTTTGGCGGATATTCCCCTTATTTTAAACTCTTTTATTCATGAAAGGCCGAAATCGAACTGCGCAAAATATGATGCCGAATATGATTTTGACGCGTGCGGTTTCGTTCACCATCTTTCGGAAAAACTTTTTTCGGTTTCGGGCGGGGGCGGCGTTCTGTCTCCGCCTCAGAAGTCGCCGCTCAAGAGTGCTCTTTTTAAAGCGATTCCTGTCGCTCAAAATCCTCCTTCAGTAAAAAATTCTTCATTCGTGGGTTTTTCGGAGGATCCGTTTCGCCTTTCGACGGACACTTTTCTGGCTCATTCGCGTTCTTCGATAAAAATTCAAGACGGTTGCAACTGCTCGTGTACGTACTGCCGCATCCGCATAGCGCGAGGAAATTCGGTTTCGCTTGACGCCGAGTCCGTGCTTTCGCGGGTTCTGGCGCTGCAGAGGGCGGGGCAGAGCGAAGTTGTCATCACAAGCGTGAATATCGCTCAGTACGCAAGCGAATACGGCGGGCGTAAAATCGGTTTTACCGATCTGCTTAAAATTTTGCTGGATAAAACCGACGGCATCGCGTTCAGACTTTCAAGCTTGTATCCTGAAATCGTCGATGAGAAATTTTGCGCCTTAGCGAGCGACGACAGGATACGCCCTCATTTTCATCTTTCGGTACAAAGCGGCAGCGATAAGATCCTTAAGGCTATGAATCGGCCGTACGGGATTGAACAGGTGTATAAAGCCGTAGAGCTTTTAAAAGCGGCAAAAAAAGATCCGTTTTTGGCATGCGACATCATAGCGGGGTTTCCCGGAGAAACCGACGAGGATTTTTGGGAAACGCTGGAATTATGCCGTAAAGCGAATTTTACGTGGATTCATGTGTTTCCTTTTTCGCCGCGTCCGGGAACAAAAGCGTATTCTATGAAACCCAAGGTGGCAGAGTCCGTTACGGGAAAAAGAGTTTCTGAGATTTTTTCTTTGGCGTGCAAAAACAAAATCGATTATATTTTAGCGATGAAAGGAAAAGCTCTTACAGCCGTCGCGGAAAAAGCATTTAAAGCGGGTTGCGGTACGATAAAAAACGCCGACGAAACCGAACGGCAATTCGGACGGCGCGAGAATACGACATGTTTCAGCGCCTTAACTGAAAATTTTTTGCATTGCATAGTCGATTGCGGGGGTTGCGGCGAAAAAACGGTTCCGCGCCCGGGAACTCCCGTAAAGATAAAGATAGTGTCCCCTCTTGAAGACGAAATAAGAGCGGGAAAGGAAGAAGAAGCCCGCGCGAAACTTGTGCGGTTTTTTTAG
- a CDS encoding tetratricopeptide repeat protein, whose product MKRISLIPWLFLCVFFAYPQEKPDALRMYIQGNYLEAIKICEGEIASEPVHADSFVVLCWSLVANKQYAVAEQRASDGLALSPYDLRLVEVLGEAKYYQGKNREALELFERYLAGIPDSGSRVGSAYYFMGEIYIRQAKYQHADISFTAAVKKDPLMERWWTRLGYAREKAKNYSGAAAAYDKALELNPSQDDAVAGKSRISNILSQAPAL is encoded by the coding sequence ATGAAAAGAATTAGTTTAATTCCCTGGCTTTTTTTGTGTGTTTTTTTTGCGTATCCGCAGGAAAAACCCGACGCGCTCAGAATGTATATTCAGGGCAACTACCTTGAAGCGATAAAGATCTGTGAAGGCGAAATCGCTTCGGAACCGGTTCACGCGGATTCGTTTGTCGTCCTATGCTGGAGCCTTGTGGCGAACAAACAGTATGCGGTTGCGGAACAGCGCGCTTCCGACGGATTGGCCTTAAGCCCATACGACCTTCGCCTTGTTGAAGTTTTAGGCGAAGCGAAATATTACCAAGGAAAAAACAGGGAAGCGCTTGAGCTGTTTGAAAGATATTTGGCCGGTATTCCCGATTCCGGAAGCCGCGTAGGCTCCGCCTATTATTTTATGGGTGAAATTTATATCAGGCAGGCGAAGTATCAGCATGCCGACATTTCATTTACCGCCGCCGTCAAAAAAGATCCCCTTATGGAAAGATGGTGGACTCGGCTAGGTTATGCGCGGGAAAAGGCTAAAAACTACAGCGGCGCCGCAGCTGCTTACGACAAAGCCTTGGAATTGAATCCGTCGCAGGATGACGCCGTCGCAGGGAAGAGCAGGATCTCAAATATTTTAAGTCAGGCTCCCGCGCTTTAA